A part of Apostichopus japonicus isolate 1M-3 chromosome 10, ASM3797524v1, whole genome shotgun sequence genomic DNA contains:
- the LOC139974643 gene encoding profilin-A-like, giving the protein MSWDAYITNLLATNYVTEGVILGHNGSVWAASPGLKIQPAEITALIAGFKENSPLHATGVHINGVKYFTLRANDNEVLAKKGPTGIACYKTTQAIVIGFHPESVQPGQCTTEVAKVADYLREQGY; this is encoded by the exons ATGAGTTGGGACGCATACATTACCAATCTTTTAGCCACCAACTATGTAACGGAAGGAGTGATCTTAGGGCATAATGGGAGTGTTTGGGCAGCTTCCCCCGGCCTGAAG ATACAACCAGCAGAGATTACAGCCTTGATAGCaggatttaaagaaaattcaCCCCTTCATGCAACTGGAGTCCATATTAACGGTGTAAAGTATTTTACGTTAAGAGCTAATGACAATGAAGTACTTGCAAAGAAAGGTCCGACGGGAATTGCCTGTTACAAAACAACACAAG CAATTGTAATAGGATTCCACCCTGAAAGCGTTCAACCTGGTCAATGTACAACAGAAGTTGCAAAAGTTGCAGATTATCTAAGAGAGCAAGGTTACTAA
- the LOC139975240 gene encoding uncharacterized protein isoform X2, with product MMEIEGSIRHKLLLLYGMNQKGVHIEGDAEGATKLDIEKAASGLFGLENKSLILQFFDKDFEDYVDIEEDQKIPGPTKILVRVEEPVVFPVTINVNQGDIEQIENDASTDTLPPVVQQPQNDAADDVAEDTAEDAAINFKPVADVAATSSSTESQGRQASVSWITGFAVPVQPPLITSKLKLGGDTLNTAERGHFLDSIYSAVTKNHGIYYPTKTEYDIMVEKIHAKFPQMCKPAANMPLGDKKMLWKHRLQYKFQNKRKRLDLKIEAVQKKKLKAERKPRSPPPSTVDPPTYWGMKNYLPSRPASEDDLTIATHIGWLNAEKRRKQPDYKTVSCSMTKTLADRRKWIISSKPKPTLDEIQVKYPWLFDEDQMSEEMQRIKDDVLPLQKRLANGLNKYATALIRRGQGKRNPHRFFEEVVSAIPLFQAEKDQAEATLEAALLSIPGLFQELITDIFVPVDKTTVNPSHVYIRMDAATPYKTEQFTLVVDGTDVAHSTTILGASTLWIESFYVFNLSYPTCVSNSLIFLQRIILIIDDQLPVARTIRMQVNKLNAC from the exons acacaaattgttgttgttatatggTATGAACCAAAAAGGGGTTCATATTGAGGGTGATGCAGAAGGAGCTACCAAGCTTGATATAGAGAAGGCTGCatctggtttatttggtttGGAGAACAAGTCTCTCATCCTCCAGTTCTTTGACAAAGACTTTGAAGACTACGTAGACATAGAGGAGGATCAGAAAATTCCAGGTCCCACAAAGATTCTGGTGAGGGTAGAAGAGCCAGTGGTGTTTCCTGTCACTATCAATGTCAACCAAGGTGACATTGAGCAGATAGAAAATGATGCAAG CACTGACACACTACCACCTGTTGTACAGCAGCCCCAGAATGATGCGGCTGATGATGTTGCTGAGGATACTGCCGAGGATGCTGCAATCAATTTCAAACCTGTAGCGGATGTTGCAGCAACTTCTTCGTCAACAGAGTCTCAAGGCAGACAAGCTTCTGTCAGTTGGATCACTGGGTTTGCTGTACCAGTCCAGCCTCCTTTAATAACTTCAAAACTGAAACTTGGTGGGGACACACTGAATACTGCAGAAAGGGGCCATTTCCTAGACAGCATCTATTCAGCAGTTACCAAGAACCATGGAATTTA CTATCCAACCAAGACTGAATACGACATCATGGTTGAAAAGATACATGCGAAGTTCCCACAGATGTGCAAACCTGCAGCAAATATGCCACTTGGTGATAAGAAG ATGCTATGGAAGCATAGACTGCAGTACAAATTCCAGAATAAGCGTAAGCGTCTAGACCTGAAGATTGAGGCTGTGCAGAAGAAGAAGTTGAAAGCAGAACGGAAGCCACGTTCGCCTCCACCTTCTACAGTGGACCCCCCAACTTACTGGGGAATGAAAAACTACCTCCCCAGTCGCCCTGCCTCGGAGGATGACTTGACCATAGCCACCCATATAGGGTGGCTGAATgcagaaaagagaagaaaacaaccAGATTACAAGACCGTGTCCTGCTCCATGACAAAGACCCTGGCAGACAGGAGAAAATGGATCATTTCATCCAAGCCCAAACCAACGTTGGATGAAATCCAGGTCAAATACCCCTGGTTATTTGACGAGGACCAG ATGTCAGAGGAGATGCAGAGAATAAAAGATGATGTGCTCCCGCTGCAGAAGCGTCTTGCGAATGGACTAAACAAATACGCCACTGCCCTGATAAGGAGAGGACAAGGGAAGAGGAACCCTCACAGATTTTTTGAAGAGGTTGTTTCTGCCATACCTCTCTTCCAGGCAGAGAAAGACCAAGCAG AAGCAACTTTGGAGGCTGCATTACTTTCTATCCCTGGGCTCTTTCAAGAGCTGATCACTGACATCTTTGTTCCAGTTGACAAAACG ACCGTAAATCCCAGTCATGTGTACATTAGGATGGATGCAGCCACACCCTACAAAACTGAACAATTTACTCTTGTGGTAGATGGGACTGATGTTGCCCATTCAACTACAATACTTGGAGCATCCACTCTATGGATCGAATCCTTTTACGTTTTCAATCTGAGCTATCCGACATGTGTGAGCAACTCGCTAATATTCCTTCAGCGGATAATCCTGATTATCGATGATCAACTCCCTGTTGCAAGGACAATAAGGATGCAAGTTAACAAACTAAATGCATGTTAA